A single genomic interval of Oncorhynchus gorbuscha isolate QuinsamMale2020 ecotype Even-year linkage group LG25, OgorEven_v1.0, whole genome shotgun sequence harbors:
- the LOC124014221 gene encoding caprin-2-like isoform X1 — translation MVQLSPSPDRDVSPSPECSEKGRQGSPKIGSPGGLSPLQLALAASTTIYQGYESYIEDGLICLKHKIRNLEKKKIKLEDYRKRLQHGESLNQDQIDAVEKYDEVIHNLQFAQELHKTLGGLTQELLKAQKKALRKEQMVKQEVERRRLCIVLQVKFLLQTLQQHEHIRKDLLSARNPQLKVAELHSLLELAELLGVKRDNNVSLEDQMDRAALVYLDLLEGNNKAVAGTTYKVLKAKLATLMDCGYFDCVPPPPTKSPKEVEVPMTKKTVSETASLSTLMMSNKKDVPSREFLNRHYLPDTDPNGCRDTPVTPSWKAEFQAMKEQEPPDSWDMESDSTQPVIQKPWRGAAVLISKVPVASKKQNVEPKQRRVKSKRERDATAALRVDTPVEVFNSQSSLPKDPILRKQQLEDLMTKIRGSFSFMQDSLLDGEGSSTNGHPRLGRHASGSPSPLVQRDPRRSPVDLLPKTLHSTPLLSKLLPVDDKPSLTNGDGGCLESCDLDLTTEDLAHVIAIDPCLLLSESETACPSLPAPPPLYRRESSISITLDEKTSARTPISESGKQSPCNGVVPPCTTTQGQPFSTPPSRRTLTMAPPVPFQTMHSVFKVNAPLLPTVDFKSDIIPYSDSNGLCYVTTSTQTPPEFAPSEDEQLQSVNQSECLVGSGGQIFLSPGQSGGTMGRSDQSYYRGSVRGIARGGKGLAHSYFRSSSGHRGGSFIPQAHLYGARDIGYQHSYRRGGGNAGQRHNNSGWSDSSQVSSPDREGNYSLVDSAHGDSLQGVGMDLTTQVTPHAPHTLMHVPMYPLPQHPQPLRVAFTAARTANYTPGTLDQPIAFDQLHSNLGEMFNTNVGRFTCPANGTYVFLFHILKLAVNVPLYVNLMRNDEVMVSAYANDGAPDHETASNHSILQLYQGDQVWLRLHRGSIYGSSWKYSTFSGFLLYQD, via the exons ATGGTGCAGCTTTCTCCATCCCCAGACCGGGATGTCTCTCCTTCACCTGAGTGCTCAGagaaggggaggcaggggagccCCAAGATTGGCTCCCCTGGTGGGCTGAGTCCTCTCCAGCTGGCCCTGGCAGCCTCCACCACCATCTACCAGGGCTACGAGAGTTACATCGAGGACGGCCTCATCTGCCTCAAGCACAAGATCCGCAACCTGGAGAAAAAGAAG ATTAAATTGGAAGACTACAGGAAGCGTTTGCAACACGGGGAATCACTCAATCAAGACCAGATA GATGCAGTGGAGAAGTATGACGAAGTGATCCACAACCTGCAGTTTGCCCAGGAGCTGCACAAGACCCTTGGTGGCCTAACACAGGAA CTGCTAAAGGCCCAGAAGAAGGCGTTGAGGAAGGAGCAGATGGTCAAGCAGGAGGTTGAGAGGAGAAGGCTGTGCATAGTGCTGCAGGTTAAGTTCCTCCTGCAGACCCTGCAGCAGCACGAGCACATCAGGAAGGACCTCCTCTCTGCCCGCAACCCCCAGCTCAAGGTTGCAGAGCTACATAGCCTGCTTGAGCTTGCTGAACTACTGGGGGTGAAGAGGGACAACAATGTGAG TTTGGAGGATCAGATGGACAGAGCAGCCCTGGTCTACCTGGACCTGCTGGAGGGGAATAATAAAGCTGTAGCCGGAACCACCT ACAAGGTCCTGAAGGCTAAGTTGGCGACGCTGATGGATTGTGGGTACTTTGATTGTGTACCGCCGCCACCGACCAAGAGTCCCAAGGAAGTGGAGGTCCCCATGACCAAGAAGACGGTGTCTGAAACAGCCAGCCTCTCTA CCCTAATGATGTCAAACAAAAAAGACGTGCCTAGCAGAGAG TTTCTTAACAGACACTACCTGCCTGACACAGACCCCAATGGGTGTCGAGACACTCCCGTTACTCCGAGCTGGAAGGCTGAGTTCCAGGCTATGAAGGAACAGGAGCCACCAGACTCGTGGGATATGGAGTCCGACTCCACTCAGCCTGTAATCCAGAAACCATGGAGAGGGGCGGCTGTGTTAATCTCCAAAGTTCCAGTTGCCTCCAAGAAACAAAATGTCGAACCCAAACAG AGAAGAGTGAAGTCCAAAAGGGAGCGGGACGCCACAGCT GCACTTCGTGTGGACACCCCTGTGGAGGTGTTCAACTCCCAGTCTTCCTTGCCCAAGGACCCCATCCTGCGCAAACAGCAGCTGGAGGACCTGATGACCAAGATCCGAGGCTCCTTCAGCTTCATGCAG GATTCTCTTCTGGATGGAGAAGGATCATCCACTAACGGCCATCCTAGACTGGGCCGGCATGCCTCTGGATCCCCCTCTCCACTCG TACAGAGAGATCCGAGGAGAAGCCCAGTGGACCTTCTCCCTAAAACACTGCAT TCCACTCCATTGCTTTCTAAACTCCTCCCTGTTGATGACAAACCCAGTCTGACCAATGGAGACGGGGGTTGTCTAGAGAGCTGTGACCTGGACCTGACAACAGAGGACCTGGCTCACGTCATAGCCATT GATCCATGTCTGCTGCTGTCTGAGAGTGAGACTGCCTGCCCCTCTCTTCcagctcctcctcccctctaccgTAGGGAGTCCTCCATCTCCATCACCCTGGACGAGAAGACCTCTGCTCGG ACTCCCATCTCTGAATCCGGTAAGCAATCCCCCTGTAACGGGGTGGTGCCTCCTTGTACCACCACCCAAGGGCAGCCCTTTTCAACCCCTCCCAGCAGACGTACGCTCACCATGGCGCCCCCTGTTCCCTTCCAGACCATGCATTCG GTCTTCAAGGTGAACGCCCCCTTACTTCCGACTGTAGACTTTAAATCCGATATTATCCCCTATTCGGACTCCAACGGCCTGTGCTATGTCACCACCAGCACCCAGACCCCACCGGAGTTTGCTCCGTCGGAGGACGAACAACTACAGTCGG TGAACCAGTCTGAATGTCTGGTAGGTAGTGGTGGGCAGATCTTCCTGTCCCCTGGCCAATCGGGTGGCACCATGGGCCGTTCTGACCAATCATACTACAGAGGATCTGTTAGAGGTATTGCACGTGGTGGCAAGGGGCTGGCACACTCCTACTTTCGCTCTTCTAGTGGGCACAGAG GAGGAAGCTTCATCCCCCAGGCTCACCTGTATGGAGCTCGG GATATTGGCTACCAACACAGCTACAGGCGCGGTGGAGGCAATGCAGGACAAAGGCACAATAATAGTG GTTGGAGTGATTCTTCCCAGGTGAGCAGCCCAGACCGGGAGGGCAACTACTCTCTGGTGGACTCTGCCCACGGTGACTCGCTGCAGGGTGTTGGCATGGACCTCACCACCCAGGTGACCCCTCATGCCCCCCACACCCTGATGCACGTACCCATGTACCCACTCCCCCAGCATCCCCAGCCCCTCCGCGTGGCCTTCACAGCAGCCCGCACAGCCAACTACACCCCGGGCACCCTGGACCAGCCCATCGCCTTTGACCAGCTCCACAGCAACCTGGGGGAGATGTTCAACACCAACGTGGGTCGTTTCACCTGCCCAGCCAACGGCACCTACGTCTTCCTCTTCCACATCCTCAAGCTGGCGGTCAACGTGCCGCTCTACGTCAACCTGATGCGCAACGACGAGGTGATGGTGTCTGCGTACGCCAACGACGGGGCTCCGGACCACGAGACGGCCAGCAACCACTCCATCCTGCAGCTGTACCAGGGAGACCAGGTGTGGCTGCGGCTGCACCGCGGATCCATCTATGGCAGCAGCTGGAAGTACAGCACATTCTCTGGCTTCCTGCTCTACCAGGACTGA
- the LOC124014221 gene encoding caprin-2-like isoform X2 produces MVQLSPSPDRDVSPSPECSEKGRQGSPKIGSPGGLSPLQLALAASTTIYQGYESYIEDGLICLKHKIRNLEKKKIKLEDYRKRLQHGESLNQDQIDAVEKYDEVIHNLQFAQELHKTLGGLTQELLKAQKKALRKEQMVKQEVERRRLCIVLQVKFLLQTLQQHEHIRKDLLSARNPQLKVAELHSLLELAELLGVKRDNNVSLEDQMDRAALVYLDLLEGNNKAVAGTTYKVLKAKLATLMDCGYFDCVPPPPTKSPKEVEVPMTKKTVSETASLSTLMMSNKKDVPSREFLNRHYLPDTDPNGCRDTPVTPSWKAEFQAMKEQEPPDSWDMESDSTQPVIQKPWRGAAVLISKVPVASKKQNVEPKQRRVKSKRERDATAALRVDTPVEVFNSQSSLPKDPILRKQQLEDLMTKIRGSFSFMQDSLLDGEGSSTNGHPRLGRHASGSPSPLVQRDPRRSPVDLLPKTLHSTPLLSKLLPVDDKPSLTNGDGGCLESCDLDLTTEDLAHVIAIDPCLLLSESETACPSLPAPPPLYRRESSISITLDEKTSARTPISESGKQSPCNGVVPPCTTTQGQPFSTPPSRRTLTMAPPVPFQTMHSVFKVNAPLLPTVDFKSDIIPYSDSNGLCYVTTSTQTPPEFAPSEDEQLQSVNQSECLVGSGGQIFLSPGQSGGTMGRSDQSYYRGSVRGGSFIPQAHLYGARDIGYQHSYRRGGGNAGQRHNNSGWSDSSQVSSPDREGNYSLVDSAHGDSLQGVGMDLTTQVTPHAPHTLMHVPMYPLPQHPQPLRVAFTAARTANYTPGTLDQPIAFDQLHSNLGEMFNTNVGRFTCPANGTYVFLFHILKLAVNVPLYVNLMRNDEVMVSAYANDGAPDHETASNHSILQLYQGDQVWLRLHRGSIYGSSWKYSTFSGFLLYQD; encoded by the exons ATGGTGCAGCTTTCTCCATCCCCAGACCGGGATGTCTCTCCTTCACCTGAGTGCTCAGagaaggggaggcaggggagccCCAAGATTGGCTCCCCTGGTGGGCTGAGTCCTCTCCAGCTGGCCCTGGCAGCCTCCACCACCATCTACCAGGGCTACGAGAGTTACATCGAGGACGGCCTCATCTGCCTCAAGCACAAGATCCGCAACCTGGAGAAAAAGAAG ATTAAATTGGAAGACTACAGGAAGCGTTTGCAACACGGGGAATCACTCAATCAAGACCAGATA GATGCAGTGGAGAAGTATGACGAAGTGATCCACAACCTGCAGTTTGCCCAGGAGCTGCACAAGACCCTTGGTGGCCTAACACAGGAA CTGCTAAAGGCCCAGAAGAAGGCGTTGAGGAAGGAGCAGATGGTCAAGCAGGAGGTTGAGAGGAGAAGGCTGTGCATAGTGCTGCAGGTTAAGTTCCTCCTGCAGACCCTGCAGCAGCACGAGCACATCAGGAAGGACCTCCTCTCTGCCCGCAACCCCCAGCTCAAGGTTGCAGAGCTACATAGCCTGCTTGAGCTTGCTGAACTACTGGGGGTGAAGAGGGACAACAATGTGAG TTTGGAGGATCAGATGGACAGAGCAGCCCTGGTCTACCTGGACCTGCTGGAGGGGAATAATAAAGCTGTAGCCGGAACCACCT ACAAGGTCCTGAAGGCTAAGTTGGCGACGCTGATGGATTGTGGGTACTTTGATTGTGTACCGCCGCCACCGACCAAGAGTCCCAAGGAAGTGGAGGTCCCCATGACCAAGAAGACGGTGTCTGAAACAGCCAGCCTCTCTA CCCTAATGATGTCAAACAAAAAAGACGTGCCTAGCAGAGAG TTTCTTAACAGACACTACCTGCCTGACACAGACCCCAATGGGTGTCGAGACACTCCCGTTACTCCGAGCTGGAAGGCTGAGTTCCAGGCTATGAAGGAACAGGAGCCACCAGACTCGTGGGATATGGAGTCCGACTCCACTCAGCCTGTAATCCAGAAACCATGGAGAGGGGCGGCTGTGTTAATCTCCAAAGTTCCAGTTGCCTCCAAGAAACAAAATGTCGAACCCAAACAG AGAAGAGTGAAGTCCAAAAGGGAGCGGGACGCCACAGCT GCACTTCGTGTGGACACCCCTGTGGAGGTGTTCAACTCCCAGTCTTCCTTGCCCAAGGACCCCATCCTGCGCAAACAGCAGCTGGAGGACCTGATGACCAAGATCCGAGGCTCCTTCAGCTTCATGCAG GATTCTCTTCTGGATGGAGAAGGATCATCCACTAACGGCCATCCTAGACTGGGCCGGCATGCCTCTGGATCCCCCTCTCCACTCG TACAGAGAGATCCGAGGAGAAGCCCAGTGGACCTTCTCCCTAAAACACTGCAT TCCACTCCATTGCTTTCTAAACTCCTCCCTGTTGATGACAAACCCAGTCTGACCAATGGAGACGGGGGTTGTCTAGAGAGCTGTGACCTGGACCTGACAACAGAGGACCTGGCTCACGTCATAGCCATT GATCCATGTCTGCTGCTGTCTGAGAGTGAGACTGCCTGCCCCTCTCTTCcagctcctcctcccctctaccgTAGGGAGTCCTCCATCTCCATCACCCTGGACGAGAAGACCTCTGCTCGG ACTCCCATCTCTGAATCCGGTAAGCAATCCCCCTGTAACGGGGTGGTGCCTCCTTGTACCACCACCCAAGGGCAGCCCTTTTCAACCCCTCCCAGCAGACGTACGCTCACCATGGCGCCCCCTGTTCCCTTCCAGACCATGCATTCG GTCTTCAAGGTGAACGCCCCCTTACTTCCGACTGTAGACTTTAAATCCGATATTATCCCCTATTCGGACTCCAACGGCCTGTGCTATGTCACCACCAGCACCCAGACCCCACCGGAGTTTGCTCCGTCGGAGGACGAACAACTACAGTCGG TGAACCAGTCTGAATGTCTGGTAGGTAGTGGTGGGCAGATCTTCCTGTCCCCTGGCCAATCGGGTGGCACCATGGGCCGTTCTGACCAATCATACTACAGAGGATCTGTTAGAG GAGGAAGCTTCATCCCCCAGGCTCACCTGTATGGAGCTCGG GATATTGGCTACCAACACAGCTACAGGCGCGGTGGAGGCAATGCAGGACAAAGGCACAATAATAGTG GTTGGAGTGATTCTTCCCAGGTGAGCAGCCCAGACCGGGAGGGCAACTACTCTCTGGTGGACTCTGCCCACGGTGACTCGCTGCAGGGTGTTGGCATGGACCTCACCACCCAGGTGACCCCTCATGCCCCCCACACCCTGATGCACGTACCCATGTACCCACTCCCCCAGCATCCCCAGCCCCTCCGCGTGGCCTTCACAGCAGCCCGCACAGCCAACTACACCCCGGGCACCCTGGACCAGCCCATCGCCTTTGACCAGCTCCACAGCAACCTGGGGGAGATGTTCAACACCAACGTGGGTCGTTTCACCTGCCCAGCCAACGGCACCTACGTCTTCCTCTTCCACATCCTCAAGCTGGCGGTCAACGTGCCGCTCTACGTCAACCTGATGCGCAACGACGAGGTGATGGTGTCTGCGTACGCCAACGACGGGGCTCCGGACCACGAGACGGCCAGCAACCACTCCATCCTGCAGCTGTACCAGGGAGACCAGGTGTGGCTGCGGCTGCACCGCGGATCCATCTATGGCAGCAGCTGGAAGTACAGCACATTCTCTGGCTTCCTGCTCTACCAGGACTGA
- the LOC124014600 gene encoding SIN3-HDAC complex-associated factor-like, translating to MFGFHKPKMYRSLDGCCICRAKSSSSRFTDSKRYERDFHSCFGLSEVRFGEICNACVLLVKRWKKLPAGSIKNWNHVVDAKGSGSSWKMTVRSKKMKRRARPSQISRVQKELKRRNSDAHSTTSSASPAHSPSYSNQSDEGSDMELSPGATHSPVFSFLDLTYWKRQKVCCGIIYKGRFGEVLLDPHLYKPCCQKKQQHEPEEEVQANVMSPTPPNIPLTPPGQR from the exons ATGTTTGGCTTCCACAAGCCCAAGATGTACCGGAGCCTAGACGGTTGCTGTATCTGTCGGGCCAAGTCCTCCAGCTCCCGCTTCACCGACAGCAAGCGCTATGAGAGGGACTTTCACAGCTGCTTTGG GCTGAGTGAGGTGCGTTTTGGGGAGATCTGTAATGCCTGTGTTCTCCTGGTGAAAAGGTGGAAGAAACTCCCGGCTGGCTCCATAAAGAACTGGAATCAT GTTGTTGATGCTAAAGGTTCCGGGTCGAGCTGGAAGATGACAGTGAGATCCAAGAAGATGAAGAGGCGAGCCAGGCCAAGTCAGATCAGCCGAGTGCAGAAGGAGCTCAAGAGACGCA ACTCTGACGCCCACAGCACCACCTCCAGTGCCTCCCCTGCCCATTCTCCCAGCTACAGCAACCAATCAGACGAGGGCTCGGACATGGAACTCTCACCTGGTGCAACCCACTCGCCAGTCTTCTCTTTCCTGGACCTCACCTACTGGAAAAG GCAGAAGGTGTGCTGTGGCATCATCTACAAGGGACGCTTCGGAGAGGTACTCTTAGACCCCCACCTCTATAAGCCCTGCTGCCAGAAGAAACAACAGCATGAGCCAGAGGAGGAAGTACAGGCGAACGTGATGAGCCCCACGCCACCGAACATCCCACTCACTCCTCCAGGTCAAAGATGA